Proteins from a genomic interval of Aquipuribacter hungaricus:
- a CDS encoding intradiol ring-cleavage dioxygenase, which translates to MTRAPRATGPHPSTVPTAPVAPTYQGRALPRPEDELVDQGLAFDVGTLLARRRMLGVLAAAPGLALAACGGTTASPGGSTASSTTASGTGEIPDETAGPYPGDGSNGPDVLEESGIVRDDIRSSFGEATGTAEGVPMTLELNLVDIADGGAPMAGAAVYVWHCDREGRYSMYSDGITEENYLRGVQVSDVDGLVRFTSIFPACYSGRWPHIHFEVYPDEAAIVDASGVIATSQVALPEDVCHEVYAQDGYAASVDTLAQVSLTDDNVFGDDGGALQLATVSGDVTSGYTVSLPVGVDTTTTPTGGQLAGDGMPSGVPGSSGGTRPSGPPPSGTRP; encoded by the coding sequence ATGACACGAGCACCGCGCGCAACCGGACCCCACCCGTCGACCGTACCCACCGCACCGGTGGCCCCGACCTACCAGGGCCGTGCGCTGCCCCGCCCCGAGGACGAGCTCGTCGACCAGGGGCTCGCCTTCGACGTCGGCACCCTGCTGGCTCGACGCCGCATGCTCGGGGTCCTGGCTGCGGCCCCCGGTCTGGCCCTCGCCGCGTGCGGCGGGACCACGGCGTCTCCAGGAGGCTCGACCGCGTCGTCCACCACGGCATCGGGGACGGGCGAGATCCCTGACGAGACGGCAGGGCCCTACCCGGGCGACGGCTCGAACGGCCCGGACGTGCTGGAGGAGAGCGGCATCGTCCGTGACGACATCCGCTCCAGCTTCGGGGAGGCGACCGGCACGGCGGAGGGCGTCCCGATGACCCTCGAGCTGAACCTCGTCGACATCGCCGACGGCGGAGCACCGATGGCTGGTGCAGCGGTCTACGTGTGGCACTGCGACCGCGAGGGCCGCTACTCGATGTACTCCGACGGGATCACGGAGGAGAACTACCTGCGCGGGGTGCAGGTCAGCGACGTCGACGGCCTGGTCCGCTTCACCAGCATCTTCCCTGCCTGCTACAGCGGCCGCTGGCCGCACATCCACTTCGAGGTCTACCCGGACGAGGCCGCCATCGTCGACGCCTCCGGCGTCATCGCCACCTCGCAGGTCGCCCTGCCCGAGGACGTCTGCCACGAGGTCTACGCCCAGGACGGGTACGCCGCGTCCGTCGACACCCTCGCCCAGGTCAGCCTCACCGACGACAACGTGTTCGGCGACGACGGGGGAGCGCTCCAGCTGGCCACCGTCAGCGGGGACGTGACCAGCGGGTACACCGTCTCGCTGCCTGTCGGGGTCGACACCACCACCACCCCCACCGGCGGTCAGCTCGCCGGGGACGGCATGCCCTCCGGCGTCCCCGGTTCGTCGGGCGGGACCCGACCGAGCGGACCGCCCCCCAGCGGCACGCGCCCCTGA
- a CDS encoding heavy metal-responsive transcriptional regulator: protein MVRGAPTGRRSQGARAEHSRRPPALRSTVAGTGWRRNCCSPTWSGCTGGPARAPSPCDMRIGQLAARAGTTSDVLRHYERAGLLPPPPRSVNGYRDYTDEDLQRVVFVRSAQAAGLTMREIRDVVSLRDRTGRHRGDMPSVLDQRAAELDRHIAELTALRDGYRQLLTAPHACTRKHPSGHGRIPERRRLSCPRRRGPTATAPALDAGCRLHPVRQRLGCWLRVAQGRVPLGGGPLGRVPPDEPGTPEGMPSPAS, encoded by the coding sequence ATGGTTCGGGGCGCTCCAACCGGGCGACGCTCTCAGGGTGCCAGGGCAGAGCACAGCCGTCGGCCACCCGCGCTGCGCTCGACGGTGGCGGGCACAGGGTGGCGCCGGAACTGTTGCTCCCCCACGTGGAGCGGCTGTACAGGTGGGCCGGCGCGAGCACCCTCACCATGTGACATGCGGATCGGCCAGCTGGCGGCACGCGCGGGCACGACGTCCGATGTGCTTCGCCACTACGAACGGGCGGGTCTTCTGCCTCCGCCACCCCGGAGCGTCAACGGCTACCGCGACTACACCGACGAGGACCTTCAGCGCGTCGTCTTCGTCCGATCGGCGCAGGCCGCCGGCCTGACCATGCGCGAGATACGGGACGTCGTGTCGCTCCGCGACCGCACCGGCCGGCACCGGGGTGACATGCCCTCGGTGCTGGACCAGCGGGCTGCCGAGCTCGACAGGCACATCGCCGAGCTCACCGCGCTGCGGGACGGGTATCGGCAGCTGCTAACAGCGCCACACGCCTGTACCCGGAAGCATCCCTCGGGGCACGGCAGGATTCCTGAACGGCGCCGGCTGAGCTGCCCACGACGGCGCGGCCCCACGGCGACCGCCCCTGCCCTGGACGCGGGTTGCCGGCTTCACCCGGTGAGGCAGCGCCTCGGCTGCTGGCTCCGTGTCGCTCAGGGGCGCGTGCCGCTGGGGGGCGGTCCGCTCGGTCGGGTCCCGCCCGACGAACCGGGGACGCCGGAGGGCATGCCGTCCCCGGCGAGCTGA